Below is a window of candidate division KSB1 bacterium DNA.
CTCCGTCTTCGCCCAGAAGCCCATCGTGTACAGGCGTCCGGCCTTGGCATCGTTCCAGTACAGGTCGGCATTGTTCACGCTCATCCAGCCATACGGCACGGGCAACACCGTCGGCTTCACCACCTTGAAGCTGCGGTCGCCCTGGTGTACCTGGTCTGTGGCCCACTCACAGCGGGCGCCTCCCACCGCCGGCGACGAGTTCCAGAAGTTCGGCCGCAGATCTTCCAGGTCGCCGTTGGGGAGGATGTTGGTTTGGGCGTACGAAAGCGCACCCATCCCTGTGAGCGCCAGAGCCACCGCTACGATCCACGCGATTCGTATCCCTCTCATCTTCGGGCCCTCCACTGCCTTGGTTCCACCTGCCAAAGGGACGCTCGAACAAGGTACTGCGCTTGCCGCTCGTTCCACCCCCACGTTCTTAGCTTTGGGCCTCGTCCTCATCACCTCCTTCCGGTAGGATGATCTTCTCCTTGGTCAGGTCCATGAGCCTGGGAGCGCGCTTCTTGCCGCAGCACGATTCCCGCAGGACAAGCTCCGTCGGGACGACCGTGCGGTCGAAGGCAATCCCCGGGCGCTCGATCACCTCCACAAGCCTTCGGAGCGCCAGGGCCCCCAGCTCTTCCTTGGGGACACGGAGGGTAGTCAGTGTGGGATCCACCTGGGAGGCGGCGTCGATGTCGTCGAAGCCGATGACTGCGACGTCGCCTGGGATGGCCCGCCCGGCCTCCTTGAGAGCGCGCATCACGCCAAAGGCTGTGGCGTCGTTGGCCGTGACTACCGCCGTGAAATCCACCCCCTCCTCCAGCATCTTCCGTGTGGCCCGGTAACCGCTGTCCATGGTGCAGTGGGCCTCTTCGGTCCGCTCCAGGCGAGGGTCACGGGCAATCCCATAGTCCTCCAGCCCTTTCCGATAACCCTCCAGTCGACCGCGGATGCTGGGATGGCCGATCTCGCCCCCGACAAAGGCGATGCGCCGGTGACCGTGCTCGACAACCAGGTGGCCGACGGCTCGCCGCACCGCCTGCTCATTGTCCAGGACGATGGACGAATAGGGCCGGTCCTTCACGTAGAAGTCTACCAGGACGAAAGGAACGCCGAGTTCGTGCACTCGCTCCACCAGCGACACAGGCACGTATCCGGCAAAGATGACCCCGTCCACATTGCGCTCCAGGAGGAAGCGAGGCAGTTGACCGGCGCTCTTTCCGCGCTTCTCCACCGTGGTGAGGAGGATATAGTAATCGTAGTTGCGGGCTTCGAACTCGCTGCCGAGGAAGATCTTCGTGTAGAAGGGCTCCGCGCGGGAGAAGTGGTCGCTCGTGAGGATGAAGCCGATGTTCCCGGTACGCTTACTGGCCATGCTTCGGGCAAAGCGTCGGGGGTGGTAACCGAGCTCTTCGATGGCCCGCAGCACCCTCTCGCGCGTTTCGGGGGACACCGGTCCGCGGTTGTTGAGGACCAGGGAGACGGTGCTGACGCTGACTCCTGCCCGTTTGGCGACGTCTTTGATCGTAGCTTGCATGGCTCGAAACGCTTCAACTCCAGTTCGTGGCCGGATCGGCCAATTACCCTCACTGCCCCCCGCTGGGGGCTCTACGACTTCACCGGTCCGGTCGAAACGTTTCGAGCCCAGGATACAAAATTCTTCGATCGCTGTCAAGAACTTTTTCACACCTATCACGACCTCCGCCTCGGAGGAGCGTGCCGCTCAGGCGGGGTGCCCGCCGGATCTCCAGCTAAGAGTGCCCTCCTTCCCCCTGTCCCGCAGGCCTTGCTCGAAACGCCTCGACGTAACTCCCACCACCTGCCGCCTTTTCCCTGCCCAAGTTCCCGGTTCGTACTGACTGTCGCTCACCAGGAGCCTGTGATTCTCCCTCGGGCAGACGGGAGATGCAGTGCGGCAGCCGAAGGAGATCCGGCCAACCTTGCCAGACACTCGACAAAGCCGATCGACGCCCCAAGCCCGCGAGAGGAGCAAGAGCTTGTTTCCGAGCGGCCGCTTTCGTATGTTGCGCCTGCGGCTGAAGTCGTGAC
It encodes the following:
- a CDS encoding LacI family transcriptional regulator, translating into MQATIKDVAKRAGVSVSTVSLVLNNRGPVSPETRERVLRAIEELGYHPRRFARSMASKRTGNIGFILTSDHFSRAEPFYTKIFLGSEFEARNYDYYILLTTVEKRGKSAGQLPRFLLERNVDGVIFAGYVPVSLVERVHELGVPFVLVDFYVKDRPYSSIVLDNEQAVRRAVGHLVVEHGHRRIAFVGGEIGHPSIRGRLEGYRKGLEDYGIARDPRLERTEEAHCTMDSGYRATRKMLEEGVDFTAVVTANDATAFGVMRALKEAGRAIPGDVAVIGFDDIDAASQVDPTLTTLRVPKEELGALALRRLVEVIERPGIAFDRTVVPTELVLRESCCGKKRAPRLMDLTKEKIILPEGGDEDEAQS